One Microcebus murinus isolate Inina chromosome 24, M.murinus_Inina_mat1.0, whole genome shotgun sequence genomic window, ATGATCACCTTAACTCACCAGGGCTCCTTTCAGGTCCCGGAGGGGCGAgcgtggatggtggatggtgcaTTCAAAGTGCTGGGGTTCTGCTAGTGGGTCCACTTCTTTGGCTATCTGAAGAAAGAGAATGTGATTCTTAGAGATggagataaagaaatgaaatggtatttttttttacttccaccAAAATGTGTCTGTGGAGAGTGAGATGAAGGAGGTGACGGGACCGAGCGAGGGGCCGGGAAAGCTGCAGGACCGGGATGGGATCTGGAAGGACACAGATCTACCAGCAGGCATTTCTGCAGAAGGCCTGAGGCTCTTGGGACATTGGAAGACAGTAAGAGGTGACAACGTTTTCTCTTTAGAGATGATGGCAGTGAAGTACTACTTTGTGCCTCAGGAGGGGACGGTGCACACAATTGAGTTTATAGTTGTGAATAGCGTtcgtttttattttctttttcttttttttttttttttatttcggcatattatgggggtacagattttaaggtttcaataaatgcccatttccccccctccccccaaaagtctgagtctccagcatgaccatcccccagatggtgcacatctcactcattatgtatgtatataccctcccccctcccacctgcccaataccctattactgtagcacctatgtgtccacttaggtgctactcagttaataccagtttgctggagaatatatctggtgcttgtttttccattcttgggatacttcacttagtagtatgggttccagctctaaccaggaaaatataagatgtgctatatcaccattgtttcttagagctgaatactactctatggtatacatataccacattttattaatccattcttggattgatgggcacttgggctgtttccacagccttgcaattatgaattgtgctgctataaacattcgagtgctataaacattcgagtgcaggtgtcttttttgtagagtgtcattggatcatttgggtagatgcccagcaatgggattgctggatcaaatggtagattcacttgtatcgctttaaggtatctccatattgctttccacagaggttgaactagtttattttctatattttactaaataatgtCATAGTAAATGAGATTTGCTTGACGTACACTCTGTGCAGAGGAGACTTCCGATTGTCGGGCTTCCTTATTTACTACTAAATTATCTTTATTGTTTCTCCCAGAAGAGAGATTTCTttccaatgaaaatgaaatggtttTAAGTTTCTCCAGCTAGGTTCCCATTCTCAGCTctatgttgttgttatttttttttattaatcagcTAACATTAGACGGCCTCTCTCATGAAATCCTTAAGCTCATGTCTATGAAATTAAATCCACCACGTTTTCCACTATACTATTTTGTTGTCCTGAGTTTGCTAACTCCCGTATTCTCCAACGTCTTTGCTTAAATGCCTTTGTCAGAGAAAGGAAATTCTAGGGCATGCATTCTTGATAAAGATacctatttataaattataaaaatgcacTACTTATCTGTTaccatagatatttttaaaagataaaataaggaaaagacaTAAGCATAAGGTCTAGGGTTTTCTTTCCAAATCCCAAAGAATTATCTTCTAATAGAGAGACCTTGACTCCATCCCATCGTTTCTAATTCCTTTGGCAATTCCGTACTCTCAGCGTACAACGTACTGTGTTGTGCTTGTTGCTGTATTTTGTTGGGATTTGTCCTGCTCTTTAGTCCCTATCTGCATTGAGAGTTGGAATGGGACTTCTACGTGGTAAGTGTCGTATCTCCCTGGAGTATCTAGGCAGAGTATAATGCCACTGCGGCTCGTGCTGAGTGTTTAATATAGTTAAATTGAATCAAATAGAGCTACGTCTTATTTTGGAGCTAAGAGAAACTCACCTCGTGGAAAGACTCGATCACATTTTCAGCATTCCTCTTTCCTCCTGGGCGCAGCCCGTAGGACCAGTGTTGGCTAGAGCAGCCTTCCACGCAGAAAGCCAGCAGGATAAGTCCAACTACAAGTTTTGGAATTGGCTCCATTCTAAGGAACAAGAATGTACAATCAAAATAGACCCAGGCTAGGTTAAGCAAAAACTGAAGACCTCTTTCGTGAGAAGGCTAGTGTGTGCTTCATCAGCCTCACAGGAGATGGAAATTGGAGTCATCtaaatctcacacacagacactgaAATGCAgacacctgcctgcctgcctgcctcgaGTTTCCTAGCCACTGGGGACAAAAATCAGCACTTTAAACTCACATGTTCAGAACTCTTTTAGTACTAAAgtagtctatttttatttttatgatttatttagtTATTCAAACCCCATGTTTCATCCCTTAGAAAAGTCACCTTTTTGCCTTAACATTTCCCCCATTGTCGATTAGTCTTCACCTCTGTCATCCCTGAGATAAAGAGAACGAGGACATCTGCTCGCACTAAGACTCTCGGGCTGATATCAAGTTGCTTGGCGTTAAATAGCTACCCTGTGGCACTAATGACATTTTACTGTCTGTCCTCTAGTCTTTCAGGCATTACTGCTGCTGGCTGGACCAtctgtggggaaggagggaggactcAACGCTGTTCAAAGCAgtaagtcccagaccagatgccTCCCTATCCAAGGGGGCCTCTACCTACCTAATGAAATGTGTCTccaaattaattttcctttgatGAGGACGAGGCTACAGACAAAAGCAATACTGGTTGATGACCCGTGCGGTTCCCCAAAGGCTGAGATGtggctggtggggaggaggacagtGAAGGTCAAAGCTTCTCTAGACACTGTCACACCTGGACTCAGCCTTTGGGGCGTAAAGTGCCCTGCAGTCATATATAACAGCATGCAatctaaaaagcaaaaagtagTGCTAGAAACAGAAAGCATGTTACCTGTTTAGAAGCAAAGAGGCACAAGGATCCCAAGCTTCCCCTTGAAGTGTGTCGAGACTGtgacttttctattttcccaGCTTCCTTTTTATATGAAACTTTTCCAGGACATTGAAATCTCTCCCGCTGGTAAATTACACTACACATTGGactatgctttctttttaatagtattttttttaatcctcacatAAAACCTCTTAATGGTGTATATAATTGGAACACCCCCTGGTGTATCTGTTAAATGTACTTAAGTCTGGCCATTAAAACTTCAGCTGAAACTTTTATAGCCGAGGCCACAATTCGAACAGATTAAAATCTAACTAGGTTGGACTCCCTTGAGAAAACGGGCAGACTTAGCCAGAGTTCGGGGAAAATAGATGTCTTAGATTAAGGGGAAGTTAAATGCACACATAAAAACTTTCACCAAAGGAGGCTACGCAGTAAATACAGGAACTTGAGTTAGGATGCCTGGGAGCTGGGCTCAGCTCATAGAGTCTTCATTGTAAAAAGGTTTAGACTAGATGATTGTAGAGTtgcttccaattttaaaaatctgatttatggtcaggcacagtagctcacagctataatcctagccctctgggacgatgaggtgggaggattgcttgaggccaggagttcaagatcagcctgggcaacacagtgagaccccgtctctgcaaaaaatgagctgggcatgaaggcacacacctgtagtcccagctactcaagaggctgaggcaggggcgTAGGGGtagggcagattgcttgagctcaggagtttgaggttgcagtgagatgtgatgatgcccctgcactctagcccaagtaacggagcaagaccctgtctcaaggaagaaaaaaatctgacttataaataataatactgTGATTATTGGCACTATACCAAGTCCATATATGATCCTAAAGTTGATAGTGTTGAGTCTGAGAATTCCCCAGTCTCCTACCCAGCAGGTTCCCTCCTTGATTTATCTTGAAAGCCTTTTAAAGCATcaaaaaggcaagaagaaaaattGTAGTTAGAAAGACCATACTGAGCTGACTTAGGTCAGCAGTTGAACTAATTTCAGTAGATGCTTATTGAGTTAAATATGCAAATCGCTGTGTGTTAAGGGCAGTGGGAAcacaaag contains:
- the GNRH1 gene encoding progonadoliberin-1, producing MEPIPKLVVGLILLAFCVEGCSSQHWSYGLRPGGKRNAENVIESFHEIAKEVDPLAEPQHFECTIHHPRSPLRDLKGALESLIEEESGQKKS